In Nerophis lumbriciformis linkage group LG14, RoL_Nlum_v2.1, whole genome shotgun sequence, a single genomic region encodes these proteins:
- the LOC133616792 gene encoding coiled-coil domain-containing protein 124-like isoform X1, which yields MPQKFQGENSKAQAKAVAGDRKKVGEALWQETDKHVLKKEHRKDIKEKMDLLERNKETHPLLDQENAKLKSKPLKDSGSGVKVTRAQIDEAIQNAQQPLELKAQRKPQDDVIVKVLDDTDFINLSNEESEEEYEPPIKKRIPQPEAWFRKFGAMHMPEMVDCSHAERCRNQGCKSKTYMRCISCRMFLCITKKRNCFLEYHR from the exons ATGCCACAGAAGTTCCAGGGTGAGAACTCCAAGGCGCAGGCCAAGGCAGTGGCTGGCGACCGAAAGAAGGTGGGCGAGGCACTGTGGCAGGAAACTGACAAACATGTACTCAAAAAAGAGCACAGAAAG GACATAAAGGAGAAGATGGACCTGTTGGAAAGGAACAAGGAAACGCATCCACTTCTGGACCAGGAGAACGCCAAACTGAAAAGCAAACCCCTGAAGGATAGtggaagtggtgtaaaagtgactCGGGCCCAGATCGACGAAGCCATTCAGAACGCACAGCAGCCTCTGGAGCTCAAGGCACAACGTAAGCCGCAAGACGACGTCATTGTCAAAGTTCTAGACGACACAGACTTCATTAACCTCTCCAACGAGGAGAGCGAAGAAGAGTACGAGCCGCCCATCAAAAAGAGGATCCCGCAACCCGAAGCATGGTTTAGGAAATTTGGGGCAATGCACATGCCAGAGATGGTCGACTGCAGCCATGCCGAGAGGTGCCGGAACCAAGGGTGCAAAAGCAAGACGTACATGCGGTGCATCAGCTGCAGGATGTTCCTCTGCATTACGAAGAAGAGAAACTGCTTCCTGGAGTACCATAGATAA
- the ccdc124 gene encoding coiled-coil domain-containing protein 124, translating into MPKKFQGENSKAVTARARKAEAKAVADARKKQEEDDALWQETDKHVLKKEQRKDDKEKRRMEMLERKKETQRLLDEENARIKGKAQKEGASTGGKVTRAQIEEVIHNVPQPRELKPQEKSHLETPLEENVNRIVLEEGTAEARTIEDAIAVLSVVPEDLDRHPERRLKAAFTAYEETNMPRLKMENPNMRLSQLKQQLKKEWTKAPENPLNQKFAVYNSK; encoded by the exons ATGCCAAAGAAGTTCCAGGGTGAGAACTCCAAGGCGGTCACAGCCAGAGCCCGCAAGGCGGAGGCCAAGGCAGTTGCTGACGCCCGCAAGAAGCAGGAGGAAGATGATGCCCTGTGGCAGGAAACTGACAAACATGTACTCAAAAAAGAGCAGAGAAAG GACGACAAGGAGAAGAGGAGGATGGAGATGttagaaagaaagaaggaaactCAGCGACTTCTGGATGAGGAGAATGCCAGAATTAAAGGCAAAGCCCAGAAGGAGGGCGCAAGTACAGGTGGAAAAGTGACTCGAGCCCAGATTGAGGAGGTCATTCATAATGTGCCGCAGCCTCGGGAGCTTAAACCACAAG AAAAGAGCCATCTAGAGACTCCGCTGGAAGAAAATGTGAACAGAATTGTCTTAGAGGAAGGAACGGCAGAAGCAAGAACGATAGAGGATGCCATTGCAGTGCTCAG CGTGGTGCCTGAGGACCTGGACCGCCACCCTGAGCGCAGGTTGAAAGCCGCTTTCACTGCCTACGAGGAAACCAACATGCCTCGATTAAAGATGGAAAACCCCAACATGAGATTGTCTCAGCTGAAGCAGCAGCTGAAGAAAGAGTGGACAAAGGCTCCCGAAAACCCCCTGAATCAAAAGTTTGCCGTTTACAACTCCAAGTGA
- the LOC133616792 gene encoding uncharacterized protein isoform X2 — protein MPQKFQGENSKAQAKAVAGDRKKDIKEKMDLLERNKETHPLLDQENAKLKSKPLKDSGSGVKVTRAQIDEAIQNAQQPLELKAQRKPQDDVIVKVLDDTDFINLSNEESEEEYEPPIKKRIPQPEAWFRKFGAMHMPEMVDCSHAERCRNQGCKSKTYMRCISCRMFLCITKKRNCFLEYHR, from the exons ATGCCACAGAAGTTCCAGGGTGAGAACTCCAAGGCGCAGGCCAAGGCAGTGGCTGGCGACCGAAAGAAG GACATAAAGGAGAAGATGGACCTGTTGGAAAGGAACAAGGAAACGCATCCACTTCTGGACCAGGAGAACGCCAAACTGAAAAGCAAACCCCTGAAGGATAGtggaagtggtgtaaaagtgactCGGGCCCAGATCGACGAAGCCATTCAGAACGCACAGCAGCCTCTGGAGCTCAAGGCACAACGTAAGCCGCAAGACGACGTCATTGTCAAAGTTCTAGACGACACAGACTTCATTAACCTCTCCAACGAGGAGAGCGAAGAAGAGTACGAGCCGCCCATCAAAAAGAGGATCCCGCAACCCGAAGCATGGTTTAGGAAATTTGGGGCAATGCACATGCCAGAGATGGTCGACTGCAGCCATGCCGAGAGGTGCCGGAACCAAGGGTGCAAAAGCAAGACGTACATGCGGTGCATCAGCTGCAGGATGTTCCTCTGCATTACGAAGAAGAGAAACTGCTTCCTGGAGTACCATAGATAA